One Alteromonas sp. KC3 DNA segment encodes these proteins:
- a CDS encoding hybrid sensor histidine kinase/response regulator, giving the protein MRTAQSNLNNHVAEGNTLNSLLSRQLRKAFNIENEERLTKWLASLNTDNDGTTDLSITALKQGLALLIPRINESYDFHERDLKLRDRSLRLSSDELMSANHKIREENQQQQRVIESLRHSVNQLLVEQGKPPIDDDFTNLHELSSLILELINEQKRLEHKLKEEQAFHQSITDSIGEGIYAVDGNGKARFLNPTASKLLGWTLEELQQHRFHDTVHYQKEDGTLLARDNCPVNLTTKKGEIYRSYEDVFTNKQGKMFPISIIAVPLLDKDGNPNGHVGVFNDISEQRANARKLQQAYEEAQKANKAKSEFLATVSHEIRTPMNAIIGLTHLALNTQDADTKHAYLEKVQGSSSSLLELINGILDFSKVEANKIDIVNESFSLSKLIEKLGPIFQVKAREKHLQLLFDIRCSPNTQCKGDSDKIYQVLVNLIGNAIKFTETGYVMLKVVRERRFVTFEVHDSGMGISEENKVKLFNAFEQADNTISRRYGGTGLGLTIGKRLVELMGGELTLESTVDSGSIFAFTLDLCEEDNPKDITNNAPLPVSISENVLCLTAGCEVELGVSVLHDALTRMGVTCSTIDMESEQLPQFAAQAMAFLPDNDRLWKRFLNLLRFGDFDHLNLRTIISPLSKLDVKKRMGKQYKESFNILELPFTDSELIPCISPSNESRATTNEQGLESKYWRRKRLGGKRALVVDDDLISLEISQQILIDHDMEVTTVTNGEQALELCQHVHFDVVLLDCFLPGIDGFEVAERLSQADNWFTPIIALSADESSQGRQRALIAGMCEHLVKPATPDEIVHAIDMHIHAGYKEVSATHCDDPKLDRMLQFYNTYRQPTIMTKLLDLMTKEDINSTLLDDLLDDAIEIGATTLALSLKNILKGPSIKHLTFAERVSVMSMQLDTTFRLIAHSINMKHTTHVEGTYDKTSVNGLIDSIVELLKAYDAEAINQINQLANDMQDTEFSHNISGIKQSVGIYDFDSALDAMLQLREDINHE; this is encoded by the coding sequence ATGCGAACTGCACAATCAAACCTTAACAATCATGTTGCTGAGGGAAATACTTTGAATTCGCTACTATCTCGTCAGTTGAGAAAAGCTTTCAACATAGAAAACGAAGAGCGACTTACTAAGTGGTTAGCGTCACTGAATACCGACAATGACGGGACTACAGATTTATCTATAACGGCGTTAAAACAGGGGTTAGCTCTACTCATTCCTCGTATTAACGAAAGTTACGATTTTCACGAACGCGATCTTAAATTAAGAGATCGGAGTTTACGTTTAAGCTCAGATGAATTGATGTCTGCTAATCACAAAATTAGAGAGGAAAATCAGCAACAGCAAAGAGTCATTGAAAGTCTTCGTCATTCGGTAAACCAGTTGCTTGTCGAACAAGGTAAACCGCCTATTGACGATGACTTTACGAATCTGCATGAACTCTCGAGCCTGATCCTCGAACTCATCAATGAACAAAAACGACTGGAGCATAAGCTAAAAGAAGAGCAAGCATTCCATCAGAGTATTACCGATAGTATTGGTGAAGGTATCTATGCGGTAGATGGCAATGGTAAAGCGCGCTTTTTAAATCCGACCGCGTCTAAACTGTTGGGGTGGACGTTAGAAGAGCTTCAGCAGCATCGCTTTCACGATACCGTTCATTATCAAAAAGAAGATGGCACATTGCTAGCGCGCGACAATTGCCCCGTGAATCTAACCACTAAAAAAGGCGAGATTTACCGCTCTTACGAAGATGTATTTACCAACAAACAAGGAAAAATGTTTCCTATATCCATTATCGCCGTTCCTTTGCTTGATAAGGATGGTAACCCCAATGGGCACGTGGGCGTTTTTAACGATATTAGTGAACAGCGCGCAAATGCCCGAAAGCTCCAACAAGCCTATGAAGAGGCGCAAAAAGCAAACAAAGCGAAAAGCGAATTTCTTGCGACGGTAAGCCATGAGATACGAACGCCGATGAATGCCATTATCGGTTTAACTCATTTGGCTTTAAATACACAAGATGCTGATACTAAACACGCTTATCTAGAGAAAGTACAAGGCAGCTCTAGCTCGTTACTTGAACTTATAAACGGCATTTTAGATTTCTCTAAAGTGGAAGCGAACAAAATCGACATCGTTAACGAATCGTTTTCACTTTCAAAGCTCATTGAGAAATTGGGGCCCATTTTTCAAGTAAAGGCCAGAGAAAAGCACTTACAGTTGCTATTTGATATTCGGTGCTCACCTAATACGCAATGCAAAGGCGATAGCGATAAAATTTATCAAGTGCTCGTTAATTTAATTGGTAATGCAATTAAGTTCACCGAAACGGGTTACGTCATGTTAAAAGTAGTGAGAGAACGCCGCTTTGTTACTTTTGAAGTGCATGATTCGGGAATGGGTATCAGTGAAGAAAACAAAGTAAAGCTATTTAACGCATTTGAGCAAGCAGACAATACCATTTCTAGACGTTATGGCGGAACGGGACTCGGGCTAACTATTGGAAAGCGACTTGTTGAATTGATGGGGGGAGAACTTACATTAGAGAGTACGGTAGATAGCGGGAGTATCTTTGCGTTCACGCTAGACTTGTGTGAAGAAGACAACCCTAAAGATATAACGAACAATGCCCCTCTACCAGTTTCAATAAGCGAAAATGTGTTATGCCTTACCGCTGGATGCGAAGTAGAGTTGGGAGTCAGTGTCTTACATGATGCATTAACGCGAATGGGTGTTACATGCAGCACCATTGATATGGAAAGCGAGCAATTGCCTCAATTTGCAGCTCAGGCGATGGCATTCTTGCCTGATAACGATAGGCTCTGGAAGCGCTTTTTGAATTTACTGCGCTTTGGTGATTTTGACCATCTCAATCTTCGCACCATCATCAGCCCACTGAGTAAGCTTGATGTTAAAAAGCGTATGGGTAAACAGTATAAAGAGAGTTTTAATATACTCGAGCTCCCTTTTACCGATTCAGAATTAATCCCCTGTATATCGCCTAGCAATGAGTCACGAGCAACGACTAATGAACAGGGACTAGAGAGCAAATATTGGCGTCGCAAACGTTTGGGCGGTAAACGGGCGTTAGTGGTTGATGATGATCTTATTAGCTTGGAGATCAGTCAACAAATTCTCATCGACCACGATATGGAAGTAACTACTGTCACCAATGGCGAGCAAGCCCTTGAACTCTGCCAGCACGTGCACTTTGACGTAGTACTTTTAGATTGCTTTTTACCCGGCATTGATGGATTTGAGGTAGCCGAAAGGTTATCACAAGCTGACAACTGGTTTACTCCTATTATTGCTTTAAGTGCAGATGAGTCTTCGCAAGGCCGACAACGAGCCTTGATAGCAGGCATGTGTGAACACCTTGTAAAGCCCGCTACCCCCGATGAAATTGTCCACGCCATCGATATGCACATTCATGCTGGGTACAAGGAAGTGAGCGCTACGCATTGTGATGACCCGAAGTTAGACCGAATGCTGCAATTTTATAATACCTACCGTCAACCCACTATTATGACCAAGCTGTTAGATTTAATGACAAAAGAGGACATTAACAGTACCTTGCTTGACGATTTATTAGATGACGCAATTGAAATTGGCGCGACAACACTCGCTTTGTCATTAAAGAATATTTTGAAAGGCCCCTCTATAAAGCATCTCACTTTCGCAGAACGCGTATCAGTGATGTCAATGCAACTTGATACCACCTTTCGTTTAATTGCACACTCTATAAACATGAAACACACTACGCACGTTGAAGGAACCTATGATAAGACGAGCGTTAATGGACTCATCGACTCCATTGTTGAGCTGCTAAAGGCGTATGACGCCGAAGCCATTAATCAAATAAATCAACTTGCTAACGACATGCAAGATACTGAATTTAGTCACAACATTTCAGGCATTAAACAAAGTGTAGGGATCTATGATTTTGATAGTGCTCTTGATGCAATGTTGCAACTAAGAGAAGACATTAACCATGAGTGA
- a CDS encoding FIST signal transduction protein has product MQSKSYSFNHLDELVAQQSSFVEFAPSLLIVYAAPSFFENDDLYSVLKALNINFIGCSTAGEIVNKQVSNNSISLVAIRFETNANVKIYTQRIDDMCTSFETGVALSSSIEKAELKGIYLLSPGLGVNGSALINGLSEHLPASIGVSGGLAGDNGDFNATYVLGPEGISSSNVVAVGFYGEHLQFGYGASGGWRSFGPARQITRAKENVLCELDDKPALDIYKHYLGEYAKDLPSIGLLFPFEKLSETGQPTGLIRTILGVEENDKTLVLAGDVSEQQYLRLMHASSDDLIDGATAAVKIATLNYSAQDSHQLALITSCVGRKLVMGDRVEEEIEEVERFLPQDTAIAGFYSYGELCPFSDGAKCELHNQTLTIMLLREIL; this is encoded by the coding sequence ATGCAGTCGAAATCGTATTCGTTCAATCATCTTGATGAGTTAGTCGCACAGCAATCGTCATTTGTTGAATTTGCGCCTTCTCTTCTTATCGTTTATGCCGCGCCTTCTTTTTTTGAGAATGATGACTTGTACAGTGTGCTCAAAGCGCTCAATATCAACTTTATTGGTTGTAGCACCGCGGGTGAAATCGTTAATAAGCAGGTATCGAACAATAGTATTTCATTAGTTGCTATTCGCTTTGAAACCAACGCAAACGTAAAAATTTACACCCAACGCATTGATGATATGTGCACATCGTTTGAAACTGGCGTTGCATTATCTAGCAGCATTGAAAAAGCTGAATTAAAAGGTATTTACTTACTTTCGCCAGGGCTAGGTGTAAATGGCTCGGCTTTAATAAATGGCCTTTCTGAGCACTTGCCAGCTTCAATTGGAGTAAGTGGAGGTCTTGCAGGTGATAACGGTGATTTCAACGCCACTTATGTACTTGGGCCTGAGGGTATAAGCTCGTCAAACGTGGTCGCCGTTGGATTTTATGGTGAGCATTTACAGTTCGGGTATGGCGCATCAGGTGGTTGGCGTTCGTTTGGCCCTGCTCGACAAATAACACGAGCCAAAGAAAATGTACTTTGTGAATTAGACGATAAACCCGCGCTTGATATTTACAAACACTACTTGGGTGAGTATGCCAAAGATCTTCCTTCAATTGGTCTACTTTTTCCGTTTGAGAAATTATCTGAAACAGGTCAACCTACGGGCCTGATTCGCACAATATTGGGTGTCGAAGAGAATGATAAGACTCTTGTTCTGGCAGGAGATGTCAGTGAACAACAATACCTTCGGCTAATGCATGCTTCCAGCGATGATCTTATCGACGGCGCCACTGCTGCGGTAAAAATTGCTACTTTAAATTATTCAGCGCAAGACAGCCACCAACTTGCATTAATCACTAGTTGCGTGGGCCGCAAGTTAGTCATGGGGGACCGTGTTGAAGAGGAGATTGAAGAAGTAGAGCGCTTTTTGCCACAAGATACCGCTATCGCTGGGTTCTATTCCTACGGAGAGTTGTGCCCATTTAGTGATGGGGCAAAATGCGAACTGCACAATCAAACCTTAACAATCATGTTGCTGAGGGAAATACTTTGA
- a CDS encoding AMP-binding protein: MIAYPDNVSCLADYIESVLEKFADKPAYTALGQTLTFKEIDEKSAALARYFVHEAKLKAGTKVAIQLPNLIQNPIAVYAALRAGLVVVNTNPLYTEREMKHQFTDSNAQALVILSDLLPKFDNIKADTNITTVISTSATELLDAKTAPDIAGTISMTAAIQIGADAPSFERENTSLGDLAMLQYTGGTTGVSKGAALSHNNVLSNCIQMLERIGDGFKDGEEVLVCPLPLYHIYAFTVGMMALFAKGSQIILIPNPRDIDGFIQTLKPHRISAFMGINTLFVGLGRHPEFAKLDFSRLHLTMSGGTALTQAAVSIWKDVTGNMITEGYGLSETAPVVSFNIPGKEEIGTVGHELLDTEVALLDTYDKPVADGESGQIAVRGPQVMMGYWQRDDETAKVMTEDGFFKTGDIGIRTESGAIKIVDRLKDMIIVSGFNVYPNEIEDILTSHPDVMEAAVVGKPDDKTGERVCAFITVSQTVNHDDIIAFCKTHLTNYKVPKSITILDELPKSTVGKILRRELRSA, translated from the coding sequence ATGATAGCGTATCCCGACAATGTCTCTTGTTTAGCCGATTATATCGAAAGCGTTTTAGAGAAATTTGCAGACAAACCTGCGTACACAGCTCTGGGTCAAACGTTAACATTTAAAGAGATAGACGAGAAATCCGCTGCCCTCGCCCGCTATTTTGTGCATGAAGCTAAGCTTAAAGCGGGTACAAAAGTTGCCATTCAATTGCCTAACCTTATTCAAAACCCTATTGCGGTTTATGCGGCACTGCGCGCTGGATTGGTTGTGGTTAATACAAATCCACTCTACACTGAACGTGAGATGAAGCATCAGTTTACTGATAGCAACGCCCAGGCCTTGGTTATTTTGAGCGACCTGCTCCCTAAGTTTGATAACATTAAAGCCGACACCAACATTACCACTGTTATTTCAACATCAGCTACAGAGCTGCTCGATGCTAAAACAGCACCCGATATTGCTGGCACAATATCAATGACAGCAGCAATTCAAATTGGCGCAGATGCACCGAGTTTTGAGCGCGAGAATACCAGTTTGGGCGACCTTGCAATGCTACAGTACACTGGCGGAACAACCGGTGTCTCGAAGGGCGCAGCACTTAGTCACAATAATGTGTTGAGCAACTGCATTCAAATGCTTGAACGCATAGGCGATGGTTTTAAGGATGGCGAGGAAGTACTTGTGTGCCCTTTGCCGCTTTATCATATATACGCGTTCACTGTTGGCATGATGGCACTTTTTGCAAAAGGCAGCCAAATTATTTTAATCCCCAACCCTCGGGATATAGACGGTTTTATCCAGACGCTCAAACCACATCGTATCTCCGCCTTTATGGGTATCAATACTCTGTTCGTCGGCCTTGGTCGTCACCCAGAGTTTGCCAAACTCGATTTTTCAAGGCTCCATCTGACTATGTCTGGTGGTACAGCCTTAACTCAAGCAGCTGTTTCAATCTGGAAAGATGTGACAGGCAATATGATTACTGAAGGCTATGGTTTGTCAGAGACTGCGCCGGTAGTGTCGTTCAATATTCCAGGTAAAGAAGAGATTGGTACTGTAGGCCATGAGCTTTTAGATACTGAAGTGGCATTACTAGACACTTACGACAAACCGGTTGCCGATGGTGAATCAGGACAAATTGCAGTGCGTGGCCCACAGGTAATGATGGGCTATTGGCAGCGTGATGATGAAACCGCTAAAGTAATGACAGAAGATGGGTTCTTCAAAACAGGTGATATTGGTATACGAACCGAATCGGGTGCAATCAAGATTGTTGACCGCTTAAAAGATATGATTATTGTGTCTGGGTTTAATGTCTATCCAAATGAAATTGAAGATATTTTAACGTCTCATCCAGATGTAATGGAAGCTGCAGTTGTCGGTAAACCCGATGACAAAACCGGTGAGCGAGTGTGTGCTTTTATCACAGTCAGCCAGACTGTAAATCATGATGACATTATCGCATTTTGTAAGACACATCTAACCAACTACAAAGTACCAAAATCTATCACGATATTAGATGAGCTACCAAAATCCACTGTCGGCAAAATTTTGCGCCGAGAATTGCGCTCAGCATAG
- a CDS encoding PQQ-dependent sugar dehydrogenase has product MKLSFLTAGLAITMGCLHLSPHTTAQAFAQTSAINELENTEGVIHSYSLEEYASELHFPKSMEILPNDTLLIAERDGFVTVITEDKSRSRFSLALPELYTQGQGGLLDLLVIESETSSGDSANNVSVLVSYSKGSDDSNRLAVVKTTLSLEQGFGDIHNVYEVNESKDTPVHYGGKLLALQSGGFLVTTGDGFDYREKAQVQNSHLGKVIGFTIDGAPLPNAPFKNSPYIYTLGHRNPQGLVYGADGEIYQHEHGPDGGDELNRIEVGVNYGWPVVTLGKDYSGANISPFTHYKGMQDPLVNWTPSIAPSSMTLYSQTAFPTLQNTLLVTSLKAKQLFAIITQTDKFEVHPVLNSHSASNSLYERLRDVVVDSEGNILVLTDGENSKVMRISPR; this is encoded by the coding sequence ATGAAACTGAGTTTTCTAACAGCGGGCTTAGCCATAACAATGGGATGCCTGCATTTATCACCCCATACTACTGCACAGGCATTCGCTCAGACTAGCGCCATCAACGAATTAGAAAATACAGAAGGTGTAATTCATTCGTACTCCCTAGAAGAATATGCATCTGAACTCCATTTTCCTAAATCGATGGAAATATTGCCCAATGACACCCTGCTCATTGCCGAGCGAGATGGATTTGTCACCGTTATTACTGAAGACAAAAGTCGCTCACGCTTCTCGTTGGCGTTGCCTGAACTTTATACACAGGGGCAGGGTGGGTTACTCGATTTACTTGTTATCGAGAGCGAAACCTCTAGCGGTGACAGCGCAAATAACGTCAGCGTGTTGGTGTCTTACTCTAAAGGTTCTGATGACAGCAATAGGCTTGCAGTCGTCAAAACAACCTTGTCGCTAGAACAAGGCTTTGGCGATATCCACAACGTATATGAAGTGAATGAATCGAAAGATACGCCAGTACATTACGGTGGCAAATTACTAGCACTACAAAGCGGTGGTTTTCTCGTTACAACAGGCGATGGTTTTGACTATCGAGAAAAGGCGCAGGTACAGAATTCTCATCTAGGGAAGGTGATAGGGTTTACTATTGATGGCGCGCCTTTACCAAACGCACCGTTTAAAAACTCACCCTACATTTACACCTTAGGTCACAGAAACCCGCAAGGGTTGGTGTATGGCGCTGATGGTGAAATCTACCAACATGAGCATGGTCCGGATGGTGGCGACGAGCTTAATCGTATTGAGGTTGGCGTGAACTATGGTTGGCCTGTAGTCACATTAGGTAAAGATTATTCAGGGGCAAACATCTCACCTTTTACCCATTACAAAGGCATGCAGGACCCACTCGTAAATTGGACGCCATCTATAGCACCTTCATCGATGACACTCTACTCGCAGACGGCGTTCCCCACACTTCAAAACACCTTACTTGTAACCTCGCTAAAAGCAAAGCAGTTATTTGCCATCATCACGCAGACCGATAAATTTGAGGTGCACCCGGTACTCAATTCACATAGTGCAAGTAACTCGCTTTATGAAAGATTACGCGATGTCGTTGTTGATAGTGAGGGCAATATCCTAGTATTAACTGACGGGGAAAATAGCAAAGTAATGCGAATATCTCCTCGATAA
- a CDS encoding bifunctional aconitate hydratase 2/2-methylisocitrate dehydratase has product MSLYSEYLAEIETRKTELGLNPKPIDSADLLSEIIAQIKDTTNEHREDSLKFFIYNTLPGTTPAAGVKAQFLKEIVLGEEKVEEITPEFALELLSHMKGGPSVEVLIDLALSDDEAVAKPAAEVLKTQVYLYEADTERLETAFKAGNAIAKDVLESYAKAEFFTKLPEVPEKIEVVTYIAAEGDISTDLLSPGNQAHSRADRELHGQCMISPEAQQEIVELGKKYPNAKVMLIAEKGTMGVGSSRMSGVNNVALWAGEPTSPYIPFVNKAPIVAGTNGIAPIFLTTVDVTGGIGLDLKNWVKKTDENGEIVRDANGDPVLEEAYSVATGTVLTIDTKAKKLYNGTEELVDVSASFTPQKMEFMKAGGSYAVVFGKQLQSFAARTLGVKAPAVYAPSKEVSHEGQGLTAVEKIFNRNAVGVSSDAPLHAGSDVRVKVNIVGSQDTTGPMTCQELESMAASTISPLVDGAYQSGCHTASVWDKKAQANIPKLMSFMNNFGVITARDPKGVYHSMTDVIHKVLNDITVDDRAIIIGGDSHTRMSKGVAFGADSGTVALALATGEAAMPIPESVKVTFKGSMKEHMDFRDVVHATQAQMLKQFSGENVFQGRVIEVQIGTLLADQAFTFTDWSAEMKAKASICISNDETMIASLELAKSRIQIMIDKGMDNEAKMLQGLLDLADKRIAEIKSGEEPALAPDDNAKYYAEVVIDLDQIDEPMIADPDVNNEDVSKRYTHDVIRPVSYYDGKPVDLGFVGSCMVHKGDMQIIAQMLRNLEKLNGSVEFKAPLVVAPPTYNIVDELKAEGDWEILQKYAGFEFDDAKPKEAARTKYDNILYLERPGCNLCMGNQEKAEPGDTVIATSTRLFQGRVVADSAEKKGESLLGSTPLVVLSTVLGRFPTTEEYKQAVAGIDLTKFAPPSEDLAVKPKFEADVAVKRV; this is encoded by the coding sequence ATGAGTTTGTATTCAGAATATCTGGCAGAGATCGAGACCCGTAAAACGGAACTAGGTCTTAACCCTAAGCCAATCGACAGTGCAGATCTGCTGTCTGAAATTATTGCTCAAATCAAAGATACAACAAACGAGCACCGCGAAGACTCTCTAAAATTCTTTATTTATAACACCTTGCCAGGTACAACACCTGCTGCAGGTGTTAAAGCGCAATTCCTTAAGGAAATTGTACTTGGCGAAGAAAAAGTAGAAGAAATTACACCTGAATTTGCACTAGAGCTACTTTCACACATGAAAGGTGGCCCGTCTGTAGAAGTGCTTATCGACTTAGCACTTTCTGATGACGAAGCGGTTGCTAAGCCAGCAGCAGAAGTACTTAAAACGCAAGTTTATCTGTACGAAGCTGACACAGAGCGCCTAGAAACTGCATTTAAAGCAGGCAACGCCATTGCTAAAGACGTACTAGAAAGCTACGCAAAAGCTGAGTTCTTCACAAAGCTTCCTGAAGTACCAGAGAAGATTGAAGTAGTAACTTACATCGCAGCGGAAGGTGATATTTCAACTGACCTTCTTTCTCCAGGTAACCAAGCACACTCTCGTGCAGACCGCGAACTTCACGGTCAGTGCATGATTTCTCCTGAAGCACAGCAAGAAATTGTTGAACTTGGTAAGAAGTACCCGAATGCTAAAGTGATGCTTATCGCTGAAAAAGGCACAATGGGTGTAGGTTCATCACGTATGTCAGGTGTGAACAACGTTGCACTTTGGGCAGGTGAGCCAACAAGCCCTTACATTCCATTTGTAAACAAAGCGCCAATTGTTGCAGGTACTAACGGTATCGCGCCAATTTTCCTTACTACGGTTGACGTAACTGGTGGTATTGGTCTTGACCTTAAAAACTGGGTTAAGAAAACGGACGAAAACGGCGAAATTGTTCGCGATGCAAATGGCGACCCAGTACTTGAAGAAGCATACTCTGTAGCAACAGGCACTGTGTTAACAATTGATACTAAAGCGAAGAAGCTTTACAACGGTACAGAAGAGCTAGTTGACGTATCTGCTTCATTTACTCCTCAAAAAATGGAGTTCATGAAAGCGGGCGGCTCTTACGCGGTAGTATTTGGTAAGCAGCTTCAGTCTTTCGCAGCGCGTACATTAGGCGTTAAAGCGCCAGCAGTTTACGCACCTTCAAAAGAAGTATCACACGAAGGCCAAGGCCTTACTGCTGTTGAGAAAATCTTTAATCGCAATGCGGTTGGCGTAAGCTCAGATGCACCGCTTCACGCAGGTTCTGACGTTCGCGTAAAAGTAAACATTGTGGGTTCTCAGGACACTACAGGCCCAATGACATGCCAAGAGCTGGAATCAATGGCAGCGTCAACCATTTCTCCACTTGTTGACGGTGCATACCAGTCTGGTTGCCACACGGCATCAGTATGGGACAAGAAAGCACAGGCTAACATTCCAAAGCTTATGTCTTTCATGAACAACTTTGGTGTAATTACTGCGCGTGACCCTAAAGGTGTTTACCACTCAATGACTGACGTTATCCACAAAGTGCTTAACGACATCACGGTAGACGACCGCGCAATCATCATTGGTGGTGACTCGCATACTCGTATGTCTAAAGGTGTCGCGTTCGGTGCCGACTCAGGTACAGTAGCACTAGCACTTGCCACAGGTGAAGCGGCTATGCCAATTCCAGAGTCTGTAAAAGTGACCTTTAAAGGTAGCATGAAAGAGCACATGGACTTCCGTGATGTGGTTCACGCTACTCAAGCACAAATGCTTAAGCAGTTCTCTGGCGAAAACGTGTTCCAAGGCCGTGTTATCGAAGTACAAATCGGTACTCTACTGGCTGACCAAGCGTTTACGTTTACCGACTGGTCTGCGGAAATGAAAGCGAAAGCGTCAATCTGTATCTCTAACGATGAGACTATGATTGCGTCACTTGAGCTTGCTAAGAGCCGTATCCAAATTATGATCGACAAGGGCATGGACAACGAAGCTAAGATGCTTCAAGGCCTACTTGACCTTGCTGACAAGCGTATTGCTGAAATCAAGTCTGGTGAAGAGCCAGCGCTTGCTCCAGATGACAACGCTAAGTACTACGCAGAAGTGGTTATCGACCTTGATCAAATCGATGAGCCAATGATCGCTGACCCAGACGTAAACAACGAAGATGTGTCTAAGCGTTATACGCACGACGTTATTCGTCCGGTTTCTTACTACGATGGTAAGCCTGTAGACCTTGGTTTCGTTGGTTCTTGTATGGTACACAAAGGTGACATGCAAATTATTGCGCAAATGCTACGTAACCTAGAGAAGCTTAACGGCTCTGTAGAGTTCAAAGCACCTCTTGTTGTTGCACCACCGACATACAACATTGTTGACGAGTTAAAAGCAGAAGGCGATTGGGAAATCCTTCAGAAGTACGCTGGCTTTGAATTCGATGATGCTAAGCCTAAAGAAGCGGCCCGTACTAAGTACGACAACATTCTTTACCTAGAGCGTCCTGGATGTAACCTATGTATGGGTAACCAAGAAAAAGCTGAGCCGGGCGATACTGTAATTGCTACGTCTACTCGCTTGTTCCAAGGCCGTGTTGTTGCTGACTCTGCCGAGAAGAAAGGTGAATCACTACTAGGCTCTACACCACTGGTAGTACTTTCAACTGTACTTGGCCGTTTCCCAACAACTGAAGAGTACAAGCAAGCTGTTGCAGGAATTGACCTAACTAAGTTTGCGCCTCCTTCAGAAGATTTGGCGGTTAAGCCTAAGTTTGAAGCGGATGTGGCGGTTAAGCGCGTATAA
- a CDS encoding DNA ligase: MKKLIGPAVLLLSLMWGGGCSTTSMAQTDNCIEQIEKDETNSAEVANTRLQHCLDKSYQVRRAERSTAGALFGDLMVAILQRAFSN; this comes from the coding sequence ATGAAAAAACTTATTGGGCCTGCTGTTTTATTGTTATCGCTGATGTGGGGTGGGGGCTGCAGCACCACTAGCATGGCTCAGACTGATAACTGTATCGAGCAAATCGAGAAAGATGAAACAAACAGTGCAGAAGTGGCAAATACGCGATTGCAACATTGTCTTGATAAATCCTACCAAGTACGACGCGCCGAGCGCTCTACCGCAGGGGCACTGTTTGGAGACCTTATGGTGGCGATATTACAAAGAGCGTTTTCTAACTAG